One part of the Bacteroidales bacterium genome encodes these proteins:
- a CDS encoding glycoside hydrolase family 31 protein, whose product MSRKTNQVTFETTNGIAVVTVYSPEIIRISISKSAIKEDHSYAVIAVPQTCQVKILETEGLTLIKTDALQLEASMSPLRFTLKDSKGNLLNQDEPAFGTTWVGEEVTTFKKMQEGEKFIGLGEKTGNLDRRGEGYVNWNSDTPGYTVNQDPIYASFPFYIGIHHQVSYGVFFDNTFKSYFNFGASNDRYSSFGADAGNMNYYLIGGESIAKIIENYSWLTGRMPMPPIWGLGYQQSRWSYFPDTEVLNLATSFREKKFPLDVLYLDIHYMDAYKVFTWHPERFKQPASMVEQLRKMGINTAVIIDPGIKVEKGYHAYEDGVKNQMFLKYPDGTNYTAQVWPGWCNFPDFTKPAARQWWGEQFKGNVETGVTGFWNDMNEVASWGGGKTSSIVRFDWEGKGASYREGKNVYGMLMSKSTYEGTKALMNKRPLILTRAAFSGAQRYTAIWTGDNVASEEHMMLGCRLVNSLGITGMPFCGTDVGGFMTADASSDLFARWISIGTFTPFFRVHKHYDFKRSEPWSYGPFTETYARNYISLRYKLLPYIYSAFYEAHTTGMPINRSLVIDHTYNEKCWYYAYQHQFMFGPSLLVAPVESTKQLTQVYLPEGTWYDFYTGKQYTGDQEIMVECLIDKLPVFAKGGSFIPMQTLVQSTSEKPSDTLFIHVYNGTEAGQFLYYEDDGVSLENENGKFMTRKFEFDPVAKQISVKSAEGPYKSQFKVLALILHGFEANPTLKVDGTVNKGVKQSLDILTALNEKDPLATYARKFVQEVTVITFNDNNGSHTLSW is encoded by the coding sequence ATGTCGCGCAAAACCAACCAGGTTACTTTCGAAACCACTAATGGGATTGCTGTTGTGACAGTATATTCACCGGAAATTATCAGGATCAGTATTTCAAAATCTGCTATTAAGGAAGATCATTCCTATGCAGTGATTGCAGTACCTCAAACCTGCCAGGTAAAGATTCTGGAGACAGAAGGTTTAACTCTCATAAAAACTGATGCCCTGCAACTTGAAGCATCCATGAGCCCTCTCCGGTTCACGCTTAAGGATAGTAAAGGAAATCTTCTGAACCAGGATGAACCGGCATTTGGCACCACCTGGGTTGGAGAAGAAGTAACAACTTTCAAGAAAATGCAGGAAGGTGAGAAATTCATTGGTCTTGGCGAGAAAACCGGCAACCTCGACCGCAGAGGCGAAGGCTATGTGAACTGGAATTCTGATACTCCAGGCTATACTGTTAACCAGGATCCGATTTATGCCTCATTTCCTTTTTATATTGGCATCCACCACCAGGTGAGCTATGGGGTATTCTTCGATAATACCTTTAAAAGCTATTTTAATTTCGGTGCTTCCAATGACAGGTATTCTTCTTTTGGAGCAGATGCAGGAAATATGAATTATTACCTTATCGGTGGAGAAAGCATAGCAAAAATCATTGAAAACTACTCCTGGCTTACAGGTCGTATGCCCATGCCTCCAATTTGGGGATTGGGATATCAGCAAAGCAGATGGAGTTATTTTCCTGATACCGAAGTCCTTAACCTTGCAACAAGTTTCAGGGAAAAGAAATTTCCTCTGGATGTTTTATACCTTGACATTCATTATATGGATGCCTATAAAGTATTTACCTGGCATCCTGAACGTTTCAAACAGCCCGCTTCCATGGTGGAACAACTCAGGAAAATGGGCATCAATACTGCCGTGATCATCGATCCGGGCATCAAGGTCGAAAAGGGTTACCATGCATATGAAGATGGCGTGAAGAACCAGATGTTCCTGAAGTATCCTGACGGAACCAATTATACAGCACAGGTATGGCCCGGATGGTGCAATTTCCCTGATTTTACCAAACCCGCAGCACGCCAATGGTGGGGTGAACAGTTTAAAGGGAATGTTGAAACAGGCGTAACAGGCTTCTGGAACGATATGAATGAGGTAGCTTCCTGGGGTGGAGGAAAAACATCCTCTATAGTCAGGTTCGACTGGGAAGGTAAAGGGGCATCCTACAGGGAAGGAAAAAATGTTTACGGGATGCTTATGTCAAAAAGCACTTATGAAGGAACCAAAGCGTTGATGAACAAGAGGCCTTTGATCCTGACGAGGGCTGCATTTTCAGGGGCACAACGATATACAGCCATCTGGACAGGAGACAATGTAGCCAGTGAAGAACATATGATGCTTGGATGCCGGCTTGTTAATTCTCTGGGTATCACAGGTATGCCATTCTGTGGCACTGATGTGGGCGGTTTTATGACAGCAGATGCCAGTTCTGACCTTTTTGCCAGGTGGATTTCCATCGGCACTTTTACTCCATTCTTCAGGGTTCATAAACATTATGACTTCAAACGCTCTGAGCCCTGGTCATATGGCCCCTTCACTGAAACCTATGCAAGAAATTACATTTCGCTCAGATATAAGCTCCTCCCCTACATTTACTCTGCTTTCTATGAAGCCCACACGACCGGTATGCCTATCAACCGCTCACTGGTTATTGATCATACTTATAATGAAAAATGCTGGTATTATGCCTATCAGCATCAGTTTATGTTCGGCCCCTCCCTGCTGGTTGCCCCTGTTGAGAGCACCAAGCAGCTTACACAGGTTTATCTCCCCGAAGGAACCTGGTATGACTTCTATACAGGCAAACAATATACTGGTGACCAGGAAATCATGGTTGAATGTCTCATTGATAAGTTGCCGGTATTTGCTAAGGGTGGAAGTTTCATCCCCATGCAGACACTCGTACAGAGTACTTCAGAAAAGCCTTCAGATACACTTTTTATCCATGTTTACAATGGAACAGAAGCCGGACAATTCCTATATTATGAGGATGATGGAGTGAGCCTTGAAAATGAAAATGGCAAATTCATGACCCGAAAATTCGAATTTGATCCCGTGGCAAAACAAATCTCTGTTAAATCAGCTGAAGGGCCTTACAAAAGCCAATTCAAAGTACTGGCACTGATCCTGCATGGATTTGAGGCTAACCCGACTTTAAAAGTTGATGGAACAGTTAATAAAGGGGTAAAACAATCATTGGATATCCTGACAGCCTTAAATGAAAAGGATCCTTTGGCTACTTATGCAAGGAAATTTGTGCAGGAGGTAACGGTCATTACCTTCAATGATAACAATGGAAGTCATACCCTGAGCTGGTAG
- a CDS encoding DNA polymerase III subunit alpha — translation MYLNCHSYYSLRYGTLPLDQLVQTALDQGINCMTLTDINNSMGVVDFVKECGKKGIRPLAGIEFRDGNKLLYIGIARNNQGFKELNDFLSYHNIQGIPLPDRPPAFNHCYVIYPFGKLRVAELRQNEFTGIRIPELNLLLSSEYRHKQEKLLALCPLTFSDEKGYELHRNLRAIDNNILLSMLTPAMVAPPDEMFLSPSRIRECFESYPQILLNTSRLMEDCSIEFDFTTVKNKKLFSASAYDDKLLLEKLAMDGLYYRYGKKDKEALRRVKHELEIIDRLGFSAYFLITWDIIRYTMSRTFYHVGRGSGANSIVAYCLRITDVDPIELNLYFERFLNPKRSSPPDFDIDYSWKDRDEVFDYIFKRYGREHTALLGATSTFKGKSILRELGKVYGLPKEEIDILVEEPNNPLNNNDIANHIMNVGVRMTDFPNIRSIHAGGVLVSEEPLTCYTALDMPPKAFPTTQWDMYVAEDLGFEKLDILSQRGLGHIKECADIIRENRGINVDVHRVQDFKKDEKVKSQLRISETIGCFYIESPAMRGLLSKLKCDNYLTLVAASSIIRPGVARSGMMKEYIWRFHNPDKFSYIHPIMAEQLGETYGVMVYQEDVLKICHHFAGMDLADADVLRRAMSGKFRSRVEFQKIVDKFFDNCRARKYPEDIIKEVWRQIESFAGYSFSKAHSASFAVESYQSLYLKAHYPIEFMVAVINNFGGFYKTWVYVNEARRCGAKIELPCVNHSMHTTSLSGITIWLGFIHIANLESQVAHAIIEERQKNGEYQSLEDFTNRIPVGLEQAIILIRLNAFRFTGKTKQQLLWEVHNLLRKSTPPPSTGALFTTPARRFELPVLVRSDREDAFDEMELIDFPVTMSYFELLQTQYRGEIDAHGLRSYIGRQVKMVGMLVTIKYVRTIRDEVMNFGTFFDVKGEFFDTVHFPPVMKQYPFKGRGVYLILGKVVEEFGFPIIEVEKMAKLPLVKDDRYL, via the coding sequence ATGTACCTCAACTGCCACTCATACTACAGCCTTCGCTACGGAACCCTGCCACTCGACCAACTGGTACAAACGGCTCTGGATCAGGGAATAAATTGTATGACTCTTACTGATATCAACAACAGTATGGGCGTGGTGGATTTTGTGAAAGAATGTGGCAAAAAAGGCATCAGGCCATTAGCCGGAATTGAGTTCAGGGATGGGAATAAGCTGCTGTATATTGGTATCGCCCGAAATAACCAGGGATTCAAGGAACTTAACGATTTCCTCAGTTATCACAATATACAAGGTATCCCTCTCCCCGATCGCCCCCCGGCTTTTAATCACTGCTATGTGATCTATCCTTTTGGCAAATTGCGGGTTGCGGAATTAAGGCAAAATGAATTCACCGGAATCCGGATACCAGAACTAAACCTGTTACTATCATCAGAGTACCGGCACAAGCAGGAGAAATTACTTGCACTATGTCCGCTAACTTTTTCTGATGAAAAGGGCTATGAACTGCATCGTAACCTAAGGGCAATCGATAACAATATTTTACTAAGCATGCTGACGCCTGCCATGGTAGCTCCGCCCGATGAAATGTTTCTTTCACCTTCCAGAATCAGGGAATGTTTTGAATCATACCCGCAAATCCTTCTGAATACCAGTCGATTAATGGAGGATTGCAGTATAGAATTTGATTTCACCACAGTAAAAAACAAAAAGCTATTCTCAGCCAGTGCCTACGACGACAAACTTCTTCTTGAAAAGCTTGCCATGGATGGCCTTTACTACCGCTACGGCAAAAAGGATAAGGAAGCCCTCCGCAGGGTAAAGCACGAACTTGAGATCATCGACCGGCTTGGATTTTCGGCCTACTTCCTCATTACCTGGGACATTATCCGCTATACCATGAGCCGTACATTTTACCATGTAGGAAGGGGCAGCGGAGCCAACAGCATTGTTGCTTATTGCCTGAGAATCACCGATGTTGACCCCATTGAACTAAACCTTTACTTCGAACGCTTTCTCAATCCCAAACGCAGCAGTCCGCCTGATTTCGACATCGACTACTCATGGAAAGACCGTGATGAGGTGTTCGATTATATTTTCAAGCGCTACGGCAGGGAACATACCGCATTGCTGGGGGCAACCAGTACCTTCAAGGGAAAATCCATATTAAGGGAACTGGGGAAAGTATATGGTTTACCAAAGGAAGAAATTGATATCCTCGTGGAAGAGCCCAATAACCCGTTGAATAATAACGATATCGCCAACCACATAATGAATGTAGGGGTGCGGATGACCGATTTCCCGAATATCCGGAGCATTCATGCCGGGGGAGTGCTGGTTTCGGAAGAACCGCTCACCTGCTACACTGCCCTCGATATGCCCCCAAAGGCTTTCCCTACCACCCAGTGGGATATGTATGTGGCGGAAGACCTGGGATTTGAGAAACTGGACATACTTAGCCAGCGTGGACTGGGCCACATAAAGGAATGTGCTGATATCATCCGCGAAAACAGGGGGATTAATGTGGATGTCCACCGGGTCCAGGATTTTAAGAAGGATGAAAAAGTCAAGTCCCAGCTCAGGATCAGTGAAACCATTGGCTGCTTCTATATTGAAAGTCCGGCCATGAGAGGACTGCTGTCGAAACTCAAATGCGACAACTACCTCACCCTCGTGGCAGCCAGTAGTATCATTCGACCGGGAGTGGCCAGGTCGGGGATGATGAAAGAATACATCTGGAGGTTTCATAATCCCGATAAGTTCAGTTACATACACCCTATTATGGCAGAGCAACTGGGGGAAACCTATGGGGTAATGGTATACCAGGAAGATGTTTTGAAAATCTGCCATCACTTTGCAGGCATGGACCTGGCAGATGCCGATGTCCTCAGGCGTGCCATGAGCGGGAAATTCAGGTCGAGGGTTGAATTCCAGAAGATTGTGGATAAATTCTTCGACAATTGCAGGGCCAGAAAATACCCTGAAGATATAATCAAGGAGGTATGGAGGCAAATAGAATCCTTTGCCGGCTACTCTTTCTCCAAAGCCCATTCAGCTTCCTTTGCCGTGGAAAGCTACCAGAGCCTTTACCTGAAAGCCCACTACCCCATCGAATTCATGGTGGCGGTGATCAATAATTTCGGTGGATTTTACAAAACATGGGTATATGTAAATGAAGCCCGCCGCTGCGGGGCAAAAATTGAGCTCCCCTGCGTTAATCACAGTATGCATACAACCTCACTCAGCGGGATAACCATATGGCTGGGATTCATCCATATAGCCAACCTCGAATCGCAGGTGGCGCATGCCATTATTGAAGAGCGACAGAAAAACGGGGAATACCAAAGCCTTGAGGATTTCACTAACCGCATCCCGGTCGGGCTCGAACAGGCCATCATCCTCATCAGGCTGAATGCCTTCCGGTTTACAGGGAAAACAAAGCAGCAGTTATTATGGGAAGTTCATAACCTGCTGAGGAAAAGCACCCCTCCCCCTTCTACCGGGGCTTTGTTCACCACCCCTGCCCGAAGGTTCGAATTACCGGTATTGGTCAGGTCCGACCGGGAAGATGCCTTTGATGAAATGGAACTGATTGATTTCCCTGTCACCATGAGCTATTTCGAACTGCTGCAAACCCAGTACCGGGGCGAGATAGATGCCCATGGACTCCGCTCTTATATTGGCCGGCAGGTAAAAATGGTGGGAATGCTGGTAACCATCAAATATGTACGGACGATCAGGGATGAGGTAATGAATTTCGGGACTTTCTTTGATGTAAAAGGCGAATTTTTCGACACGGTACACTTTCCACCTGTCATGAAGCAATACCCCTTCAAAGGCAGAGGAGTGTACCTGATTCTGGGAAAAGTAGTGGAAGAATTCGGCTTCCCCATTATTGAAGTGGAGAAAATGGCTAAACTTCCGTTGGTGAAGGATGATCGGTATCTTTAA
- a CDS encoding DUF302 domain-containing protein, with translation MKPYFSKTVTTSFEVAIQNITDILKEFGFGIITEIDIKDTFKKKIDANFRPYRILGACNPNFAFKALTQDDKVGIMLPCNVIVQEHEDGKVEIVIVNPEIAIKSFHNPELEDFACEVSGVMRKVIARL, from the coding sequence ATGAAACCCTACTTCTCAAAAACAGTTACTACCAGTTTTGAGGTTGCTATTCAAAATATTACGGATATCCTGAAAGAATTTGGTTTTGGTATCATAACCGAAATAGATATAAAAGACACTTTCAAGAAGAAAATTGATGCGAACTTCAGGCCTTACAGGATACTTGGAGCCTGTAATCCCAATTTTGCATTTAAAGCGCTAACTCAGGATGATAAGGTAGGGATCATGCTTCCTTGCAATGTTATTGTGCAGGAACATGAAGACGGGAAAGTAGAAATCGTAATTGTAAACCCTGAAATTGCAATAAAATCCTTTCACAACCCTGAATTAGAAGACTTTGCATGTGAAGTTTCTGGGGTTATGCGAAAAGTGATTGCACGTCTCTAA
- a CDS encoding XdhC family protein — protein sequence MHSIYQKIEEIKSTGRPAVLCIVITSSGSTPRKAGSKMLVFADGTVWGTIGGGSVEKDVTSKALELMSGGKPQKFAFHLQDDLNMHCGGEMEVYLEPICQSQNLYIFGGGHIGRALSKMAVDLGFNVTIIDPRPEIFNEDFPSCTLLNLDYFEAIEQIPFNSQSYLVIVTPKHSYDEDILARVARKPHHYIGMIGSGRKIALLRKRFQEENLLTKGGVRYRRYANRTENECRNSTGNCRQYPGKTH from the coding sequence ATGCATAGTATCTATCAGAAAATTGAGGAAATAAAATCTACAGGAAGGCCGGCTGTGCTCTGCATTGTGATTACATCCTCCGGTTCCACTCCAAGGAAAGCGGGTTCCAAAATGCTTGTTTTTGCTGATGGCACAGTCTGGGGAACAATTGGAGGGGGCTCTGTAGAAAAAGATGTCACAAGTAAAGCCCTGGAATTGATGTCGGGCGGAAAACCTCAGAAGTTTGCCTTTCATCTTCAGGATGACCTTAATATGCATTGTGGCGGAGAAATGGAGGTTTATCTTGAACCCATCTGCCAGTCGCAGAATCTTTATATTTTCGGAGGAGGGCACATAGGACGTGCTTTATCAAAAATGGCTGTGGACCTGGGTTTTAATGTTACCATCATCGACCCCCGGCCTGAAATATTTAATGAGGACTTTCCTTCATGTACACTCTTAAACCTGGACTATTTCGAAGCTATTGAGCAAATTCCGTTCAACAGTCAGTCATACCTGGTGATTGTGACTCCAAAGCATTCTTATGATGAAGATATCCTTGCCCGGGTTGCGAGAAAACCCCATCATTACATTGGGATGATTGGCAGTGGCCGGAAAATCGCCTTACTCAGAAAGCGTTTCCAGGAAGAAAACCTGCTGACCAAAGGAGGAGTTAGATACCGTAGATATGCCAATCGGACTGAAAATGAATGCCGAAACTCCACAGGAAATTGCCGTCAGTATCCTGGCAAAACTCATTGA
- a CDS encoding LexA family transcriptional regulator, giving the protein MDENIFGQNIKLLRKRRGRTQDDVAVAMDMKRSTVSGYENGVAEPGIEALLAFSAYYKIAVDTLLKVDLSKLNESELSQLERGFDVFISGSKLRVLTTTVNSENNENIELVNHKASAGYRTGFADPEYIRVLPTFQLPFLSSERKYRTFQINGDSMLPIPDGSWVTGEFVQNWKLLRDGQAYIVLTIEDGIMFKILEERIESEGRLLLHSLNPLYESYFIDIKDVREIWRFVHYISAELPEPNLPRNEFASSLATLKKEMAEIKAKLKQGNLFE; this is encoded by the coding sequence ATGGACGAAAATATTTTTGGACAGAACATCAAACTGCTTCGGAAAAGGAGAGGCAGAACACAGGATGATGTAGCCGTGGCAATGGATATGAAACGTTCAACAGTGAGCGGATATGAGAATGGAGTGGCTGAACCGGGGATTGAAGCCTTGCTGGCTTTCTCAGCTTATTATAAAATAGCAGTGGATACCCTGCTAAAGGTGGATCTGTCGAAATTGAATGAAAGTGAACTCTCCCAGTTGGAAAGAGGTTTTGACGTTTTCATAAGCGGAAGTAAGCTGAGGGTACTTACTACTACGGTGAACAGCGAAAACAATGAAAATATTGAACTGGTGAACCATAAGGCTTCGGCTGGTTACAGGACAGGCTTTGCTGATCCTGAATATATCAGGGTGCTTCCTACCTTTCAGCTTCCCTTTTTATCGTCGGAGCGGAAATACCGGACCTTTCAGATCAATGGTGATTCAATGCTTCCGATACCCGATGGCTCCTGGGTTACAGGAGAATTTGTCCAGAACTGGAAACTGCTGAGAGATGGTCAGGCATATATCGTGCTTACCATTGAAGATGGTATTATGTTTAAAATCCTGGAAGAGCGGATTGAAAGTGAAGGCCGACTGTTACTACATTCCCTGAATCCTTTGTATGAATCCTATTTTATTGATATTAAGGATGTAAGGGAGATATGGCGTTTTGTACACTATATCAGCGCCGAATTGCCGGAACCCAACCTGCCAAGGAATGAGTTTGCCAGTTCATTGGCCACTCTTAAAAAAGAAATGGCCGAAATTAAAGCTAAACTGAAACAGGGGAACTTGTTTGAATAG
- the dinB gene encoding DNA polymerase IV: protein MFATPHTIVHFDLDTFFVAVERLTNSKLIGKPVIVGGFSDRSVVSSCSYEARHFGVHSAMPMKMARILCPDAIVVRGDMEQYTKYSNIVTSIIAEKAPVYEKASIDEHYLDITGMDRFFGSMKWTHELRQNIIHETGLPISFGLSVNKTVCKIATGEAKPNGELEISSDRVMPFLAPLSISKIPGIGDKTFRLLRSMGIATIDTLSRIPPEMVEKVLGQNGLVIWKKANGIDTTPVIPYSERKSISTETTFDQDTIDIHMINDLLVCMVEKIAYSLRKKQKLTSCVTVKIRYSNFDTHTMQMRIPYTSFDHVLIPIARELFRKVYQRRMLIRLIGVKFSHLITGTQQIDLFDDTPELINLYQAVDRMRLRYGRKSVVRAVGINMEEEEEED, encoded by the coding sequence ATGTTCGCCACACCACACACCATAGTCCATTTCGATCTCGACACCTTTTTCGTGGCGGTAGAGAGGCTGACGAACAGCAAACTCATCGGGAAGCCTGTGATTGTCGGGGGCTTCTCTGATCGCAGTGTGGTTTCCAGTTGCAGTTATGAAGCCAGGCATTTTGGGGTACACTCGGCTATGCCCATGAAGATGGCCCGCATCCTTTGTCCGGATGCCATCGTTGTAAGGGGCGATATGGAGCAGTACACCAAATACTCCAATATAGTTACCTCTATCATTGCCGAAAAGGCCCCGGTATATGAAAAAGCCAGCATTGATGAACATTACCTGGATATCACAGGAATGGACCGCTTCTTTGGCAGTATGAAATGGACCCATGAATTGCGGCAAAACATCATTCATGAAACAGGACTGCCTATCTCTTTCGGGCTTTCAGTAAACAAAACCGTCTGTAAAATCGCCACCGGGGAAGCCAAGCCTAATGGGGAACTGGAAATCAGCAGCGACAGGGTCATGCCCTTCCTCGCCCCCCTCTCCATCAGCAAAATTCCCGGCATTGGCGACAAAACCTTCCGGCTGCTCCGCTCTATGGGCATTGCAACCATCGACACCCTTAGCCGTATCCCCCCCGAAATGGTAGAGAAAGTGCTGGGACAAAACGGACTGGTGATCTGGAAAAAGGCCAACGGGATTGACACCACTCCTGTTATCCCCTACTCCGAACGTAAAAGCATCAGCACCGAAACCACTTTCGACCAGGATACCATCGATATACACATGATCAATGACCTGCTCGTATGTATGGTGGAAAAGATTGCTTACTCCCTGCGAAAAAAGCAGAAACTCACCTCCTGTGTCACTGTCAAAATCCGCTATTCCAACTTCGATACCCATACCATGCAAATGCGAATCCCCTATACTTCCTTCGACCATGTGCTGATCCCCATTGCCAGGGAACTATTCCGAAAGGTGTACCAGCGCCGTATGCTCATCCGCCTGATCGGGGTAAAATTCAGCCACCTGATCACCGGTACCCAGCAAATTGACCTGTTCGACGACACCCCCGAACTCATTAACCTCTACCAGGCCGTGGATCGTATGCGCCTGCGCTACGGACGAAAGTCGGTGGTAAGGGCTGTGGGGATTAATATGGAGGAGGAGGAGGAGGAGGATTGA